Proteins encoded within one genomic window of Bombus vancouverensis nearcticus chromosome 4, iyBomVanc1_principal, whole genome shotgun sequence:
- the Sirt7 gene encoding sirtuin 7 yields MEETGNEKFLSRRRSAALKAFKVKDERVATFKKVAAILQKSERDRTAEETGILVSCSDVVKEVNLRQEKRHRVKARLEEVEDAPEILEEKCMRLAAAISRATSLAVYTGAGISTAASIPDYRGTNGVWTRLQQGKDIGNHDLSQAEPTLTHMALYALYKARVLKHVVSQNCDGLHLRSGIPRTLLSEVHGNMYVEVCRMCKPYREYWRLFDVTEKTARYSHGTGRLCHRCNSGLQDSIVHFGERGNLPWPINWNGATRAAKQADVILCLGSSLKVLKKYPWLWQMDRPIHKRPSLYIVNLQWTPKDENAVLKINGKCDEVMKRIMAHLGLEIPQYNRAKDPIFFHAVRLRNNEQHTTSQPCLEEPSNIVHKELNQINDNFHEDVSSETKEEECVSSKRVTESMSAYSAPFFTALPFLSMGLPFPPMYMCPQLTPFFYYPFMQVPDMTSDVPKPKPTCIFCMENEGSLTCLYYQRDADNSNLIGPESKQIKDTKTLVIHSDPPIAAKNPGWFGKGYRKGMKKKR; encoded by the exons ATGGAGGAGACTGGTAATGAGAAGTTTCTGTCAAGGAGGCGTTCCGCAGCTCTTAAAGCTTTCAAAGTTAAAGACGAACGAGTAGCAACTTTTAAAAAG GTAGCTGCGATTTTGCAAAAATCTGAAAGAGACAGAACTGCAGAAGAAACAGGGATACTCGTATCTTGTAGTGATGTAGTAAAAGAGGTTAATTTAAG ACAAGAGAAAAGACATAGAGTAAAAGCAAGGCTTGAAGAGGTAGAAGATGCACCAGAAATTTTAGAAGAAAAGTGTATGAGGTTGGCTGCAGCTATCAGCAGAGCGACATCGCTTGCTGTTTATACTGGTGCTGGTATTAGTACAGCTGCTTCTATCCCTGATTATAGAGGAACAAATGGTGTTTGGACTCGTTTACAACAAGGAAAAGATATCGG aAATCATGATCTTAGCCAAGCAGAACCAACGTTGACACATATGGCTCTTTATGCCTTATATAAAGCAAGGGTTTTAAAACATGTAGTTTCTCAAAATTGTGATGGACTTCATTTGCGTAGTGGAATACCTCGTACACTTCTATCTGAAGTTCATGGCAATATGTATGTAGAAGTTTGTAGAATGTGTAAACCATATAGAGAATATTGGAGACTATTCGATGTTACTGAAAAAACTGCTCGATATTCTCATGGTACTGGAAGATTATGCCATAGATGTAACTCTGGTTTGCAAGATTCCATTGTTCATTTTGGTGAAAGAGGCAATCTTCCTTGGCCAATTAATTGGAATGGTGCAACAAGAGCAGCAAAACAAGCAGATGTTATATTGTGTTTAGGTTCTAGCTTAAAAGTTCTGAAGAAATACCCATGGTTGTGGCAGATGGATAGGCCGATACACAAACGTCCGTCACTGTACATTGTAAATTTACAATGGACGCCGAAGGACGAAAACGCAGTTttgaaaataaatggaaaatgcGACGAAGTTATGAAAAGAATTATGGCTCATCTTGGGTTGGAAATACCACAGTATAATCGTGCCAAGGATCCTATTTTTTTCCACGCTGTACGACTTAGAAATAATGAACAGCACACAACAAGTCAACCTTGTTTGGAAGAGCCATCCAATATTGTTCATAAGGAACTAAATCAAATTAATGACAATTTTCACGAAGATGTTTCATCCGAAACCAAAGAGGAAGAATGTGTTTCATCCAAAAGAGTAACCGAATCAATGTCTGCTTATTCAGCTCCATTTTTTACTGCATTACCATTTTTGTCCATGGGCTTACCATTTCCACCAATGTATATGTGCCCTCAACTAACACCATTTTTTTATTATCCATTCATGCAAGTACCGGATATGACCTCAGACGTGCCAAAACCTAAACCTACGTGTATTTTCTGCATGGAAAACGAAGGCTCTCTTACTTGCCTTTATTACCAACGAGACGCAGATAATTCTAATTTAATAGGACCTGAAAGTAAGCAGATAAAAGATACAAAAACATTGGTAATCCATTCAGATCCTCCAATAGCTGCTAAAAATCCTGGGTGGTTTGGTAAAGGATATCGCAAAGGCATGAAAAAGAAACGGTAG